The Pyrenophora tritici-repentis strain M4 chromosome 10, whole genome shotgun sequence genome contains a region encoding:
- a CDS encoding CtaA, protein required for cytochrome oxidase assembly produces MASVFQAFPQLRSAAPRLSRRLFVSRPCLNSPIRSAVSAPRSSSRPSVLQSVRWKSTQPLRNSATIDASNAGRVILAEEVATTKGKSSTFPNTSSKSVAYWLLGSAASVFGIVVFGGLTRLTESGLSITEWRPVTGSLWPMSQAEWDSEFTKYKSSPEFAQLNSGMDMADFKQIYFMEWAHRLWGRVIGVTFLLPTAYFIARRRVAPAVAWKLVGICGMIGFQGAIGWWMVKSGLKDDLFEPGSHPRVSQYRLTAHLGTAFAVYCSMVLTGLSILKEHRMLADPAEAAETIKALQHPALRVFRGSVVGLTLLVFTTALSGALVAGLDAGLIYNEFPWMGLGLAPPKKELLDPFYSHVPDQSDLVWRNMLENPSFVQLDHRILATTTFTAIMSLFAYTRFAKGVRAKLPKEANKGVQGMVHLVTLQVTLGISTLIYMVPTWLASAHQAGALALLTGAVVLFSRITLPRRAILRQIMKPHAARTQATPHIHSRLEAAKAAEKAL; encoded by the exons ATGGCTTCAGTATTCCAAGCATTCCCGCAGCTGCGGAGTGCTGCACCTCGACTCTCGCGCCGCCTATTCGTATCCAGACCATGCCTCAACTCGCCGATTCGATCTGCCGTCTCCGCTCCACGATCTTCGTCCCGACCCTCTGTCTTGCAATCGGTGAGATGGAAATCGACCCAGCCGTTGCGGAACAGCGCCACTATTGATGCGTCGAATGCGGGGAGAGTCATACTGGCGGAAGAGGTAGCCACGACTAAGGGAAAATCGAGTACCTTCCCAAATACCAGCTCCAAGAGCGTCGCATACTGGCTGCTGGGTAGTGCTGCGAGCGTTTTTGGTATAGTCGTCTTTGGAGGCTTGACTCGACTCACAGAGTCAGG GCTGAGCATCACCGAATGGCGTCCCGTCACTGGCTCACTATGGCCAATGAGCCAGGCCGAGTGGGATAGCGAGTTTACAAAATACAAATCTTCGCCTGAGTTTGCACAACTCAACTCTGGTATGGACATGGCCGACTTCAAGCAAATCTACTTTATGGAATGGGCTCATCGACTATGGGGTCGCGTCATCGGTGTTACTTTCCTCCTGCCCACTGCTTACTTCATCGCCCGTCGTAGAGTTGCACCGGCGGTCGCATGGAAGCTCGTTGGTATTTGCGGCATGATTGGCTTCCAGGGCGCCATTGGCTGGTGGATGGTCAAGAGCGGGCTCAAGGACGACCTCTTCGAACCCGGCAGCCACCCACGTGTCAGCCAGTATCGATTGACTGCTCATCTTGGCACTGCTTTTGCTGTCTACTGCTCCATGGTCCTCACTGGTCTCTCCATCCTCAAAGAACACCGCATGCTAGCGGACCCCGCCGAAGCTGCCGAAACTATCAAAGCGCTGCAGCACCCCGCTCTCCGTGTCTTTAGAGGCTCTGTCGTTGGTCTTACTCTCCTTGTCTTCACCACTGCCCTCTCTGGTGCCCTTGTCGCCGGTCTCGATGCTGGTCTGATCTACAACGAATTCCCATGGATGGGCCTTGGACTAGCACCGCCCAAGAAGGAGCTGTTGGACCCCTTCTACAGCCACGTCCCTGATCAGTCAGATCTAGTTTGGCGCAACATGCTTGAGAACCCTTCTTTCGTTCAGCTCGACCACCGCATCCTCGCCACCACCACGTTCACTGCCATCATGTCTCTCTTTGCCTACACCCGCTTTGCCAAAGGCGTGCGCGCAAAACTACCAAAGGAAGCTAACAAAGGCGTCCAGGGTATGGTCCATTTGGTAACTCTACAGGTCACCCTCGGTATCAGCACACTCATCTACATGGTCCCCACATGGCTAGCTTCCGCCCATCAAGCTGGAGCTCTCGCCCTCTTGACCGGCGCGGTTGTCCTCTTCAGCAGGATCACTCTGCCTCGACGAGCCATACTGCGTCAGATCATGAAGCCGCACGCTGCTAGAACCCAGGCTACCCCACACATCCACTCGCGTCTCGAAGCCGCAAAGGCAGCCGAGAAAGCATTGTAG
- a CDS encoding Periplasmic protein TonB, which produces MDSAHQPPTTHASSNIEHEDQAQIGGLNRSGTWASGESQRAEGGVGASSSSTPYVSLFSPDIPALPPSEPPEPVGSSRGTHASHIRSLSYSRSMPSLANHVNMAKRPARQHASDERAPIVQLQTQIDRAQKSADDPTTPLEEQGRRRTTLDLMRSEHAVRTDISRLFSESAAVSGSRAPSYNNATGPLYLRASGEAIPLPDHLYTRGLLEGRHSDITIIAFGQRYPLHRLILDRAPFFTTALSEPWLESQSKEVVLHPEEIDSSITQASFELAIRKLYGVDISKESDAEAIGLFATGCWLEMQDLIDSAIESILRQMAPETLAYLIRLVTSNYYGRSGDRILESAKAMLSRNGWEMPIKYWDDMPGDIIRELVGSDGFFVHSEWDRWVLSKRLLDRRLRHAAVEAGLMLRGQKPIPQAPNSLRLMAVRFDGVYRQNALTTANSSSDAQADWLTLYTLPDVERILVLLDEGIHYIHMEYEQLEFIRNARDVFGLPVMPERVISNALWQQLALRQRVLNTDESAQELGLCQTPPAPEAGNAATKSGSEMTVKGKQVETKAEVDGDIESDSWDGNGKPRKFWIPSSDCNIVLGNGADPVVTTSNSFQRHASRLSATIQPEDAQWATDFASTPSTLTNPNTRMDFAPRPISAGGGNAGQPKPIAYTEFPPFRFSAEFPNPRFLKEKKRVYSRTVSYAGSLWNIYIQKVRSAKNVQLGVYLHRAKEREVEESSHSSTLIQQSNGSVDERIGQLEREVLMRGDRRDRRRSTRVPFMDPAAEEDTSGSGGDPDPTMGSPGLRNPLFSTSNLGRHRASHIPSLPTRGISQWGFQNLNSPSPQDADTADSPSFAHAPYSPSEHESDTSDNDESDAAAYANPSLASRAQRRTRPVIPALPPYVDGRPTIKTYFKIYSPSKGGQLGLEE; this is translated from the exons ATGGACTCCGCTCATCAGCCGCCCACTACCCACGCGAGCAGCAACATCGAGCATGAAGACCAAGCGCAGATTGGTGGGCTGAATCGCAGCGGGACATGGGCCTCAGGCGAGAGTCAGCGTGCAGAAGGAGGCGTAGGCGCAAGCTCGAGTAGCACCCCCTACGTCAGTCTCTTCTCGCCAGACATACCCGCCTTGCCTCCCTCTGAACCCCCCGAGCCCGTTGGCAGTAGTCGTGGAACGCATGCGAGTCATATCAGGTCTCTCAGTTATTCGCGTTCCATGCCCTCGCTAGCGAACCATGTAAACATGGCCAAGCGACCGGCAAGACAGCACGCCTCGGACGAGCGCGCGCCCATCGTCCAACTGCAGACGCAGATTGATCGGGCCCAGAAGAGCGCCGACGACCCAACTACACCACTCGAGGAACAGGGAAGGCGGCGCACCACTTTGGACCTGATGCGCTCAGAGCATGCTGTCCGTACCGACATAAGCAGACTGTTCAGCGAAAGCGCTGCCGTATCAGGGTCAAGAGCGCCGTCCTACAACAATGCGACAGGCCCGCTCTACCTGCGAG CTTCAGGCGAAGCAATACCCCTCCCCGACCACCTCTACACTCGCGGACTGCTCGAAGGACGCCATTCCGACATCACCATTATAGCATTTGGCCAGCGATATCCCCTGCACCGTCTCATCCTCGACCGCGCCCCCTTCTTCACCACCGCTCTCTCCGAGCCATGGCTCGAAAGCCAGTCCAAGGAGGTTGTTCTGCATCCCGAGGAGATCGACTCCAGTATAACACAAGCCTCGTTTGAACTGGCCATACGGAAACTCTATGGCGTCGACATTTCGAAAGAGTCGGATGCGGAAGCTATTGGCCTGTTCGCGACGGGTTGTTGGTTGGAGATGCAGGACCTGATTGACTCGGCGATCGAATCTATCCTGAGACAGATGGCCCCGGAAACGCTTGCCTATCTTATCCGACTCGTCACATCCAACTACTACGGAAGATCTGGCGACCGCATACTCGAGTCTGCAAAGGCTATGCTCAGCAGGAATGGCTGGGAGATGCCAATCAAGTACTGGGACGACATGCCGGGTGACATCATCCGTGAGCTCGTAGGGTCGGACGGCTTCTTCGTTCACAGCGAATGGGATAGATGGGTACTTTCCAAGCGCCTTCTCGACCGTCGTCTACGACATGCTGCTGTTGAGGCTGGCCTGATGTTGCGTGGCCAGAAGCCTATCCCCCAGGCACCCAACTCTCTCCGCTTGATGGCCGTTCGCTTTGACGGTGTCTATCGTCAGAACGCCCTGACAACTGCAAACTCTTCATCAGATGCGCAGGCAGACTGGCTCACTCTCTATACCCTACCGGACGTTGAGCGCATACTCGTGCTGCTGGATGAAGGTATACACTACATTCACATGGAATATGAGCAGCTTGAGTTTATTAGGAACGCTCGTGACGTGTTCGGACTGCCGGTCATGCCTGAGAGAGTCATCTCCAACGCTTTGTGGCAGCAGCTCGCTCTCCGTCAGAGGGTGCTCAACACTGATGAGTCTGCTCAGGAGCTAGGCCTATGCCAGACACCTCCGGCGCCCGAAGCAGGCAATGCTGCGACAAAGAGTGGGAGCGAAATGACAGTCAAAGGAAAGCAGGTCGAGACGAAAGCTGAAGTTGACGGCGATATCGAGTCGGATAGCTGGGATGGTAATGGCAAGCCGCGCAAGTTCTGGATACCCAGCTCTGACTGCAACATCGTCCTTGGCAACGGTGCTGATCCTGTCGTCACTACGTCCAACTCTTTCCAGCGCCATGCGTCGCGTCTATCTGCCACCATACAGCCAGAGGACGCACAATGGGCTACCGACTTTGCCTCTACTCCGTCAACCTTGACTAACCCAAATACCCGTATGGACTTTGCACCGCGTCCTATCTCCGCCGGTGGTGGCAATGCCGGACAACCCAAGCCCATTGCTTATACCGAGTTTCCGCCCTTCCGCTTCTCTGCCGAGTTCCCGAACCCGCGTTTCCTAAAAGAGAAAAAGCGTGTATACTCAAGGACAGTATCCTATGCAGGCTCTCTATGGAACATCTACATTCAAAAGGTTCGCTCTGCTAAGAATGTTCAGCTCGGTGTTTACTTGCACCGGGCGAAGGAACGAGAAGTGGAAGAGAGCAGTCATTCCAGTACTCTAATACAGCAGAGCAATGGATCGGTCGATGAACGTATCGGTCAATTGGAGCGAGAGGTACTAATGCGAGGCGATCGACGGGATCGACGACGCAGCACTCGCGTCCCGTTCATGGATCCTGCGGCCGAGGAAGATACATCTGGAAGCGGTGGTGATCCCGACCCTACCATGGGCTCTCCCGGTCTACGAAACCCACTGTTCTCTACCAGTAATCTAGGCCGTCACCGCGCCAGCCACATCCCTTCTTTACCCACCCGCGGCATCTCACAATGGGGCTTCCAGAACCTTAACTCCCCCTCGCCTCAAGACGCAGACACCGCAGACTCACCCTCCTTCGCCCACGCCCCTTACTCCCCCTCCGAACACGAATCCGACACCTCCGACAACGACGAGTCGGACGCAGCCGCCTACGCCAACCCGTCCCTCGCCTCCCGCGCACAGCGCAGAACCCGTCCCGTCATCCCCGCCCTACCCCCCTACGTCGACGGCCGTCCTACAATCAAAACCTACTTCAAAATTTACAGCCCCTCCAAGGGCGGAC AGTTGGGGCTGGAAGAGTAG
- a CDS encoding LysP, Amino acid transporter gives MIAIGGTIGTGLFLGTGKALATGGPASLIICYAIVGFIVFCTMLSLGEMAAFVPVAGSFCTFAGRYVDDAFGFALTWNYWFNDAVSTAADLVALQLLIRYWSDDVPWYAVGIAVWVLIVLANIINVKAYGELEYWLSLLKVVTIVIFILLSIAVNAGGNTGYGYIGGKYWTIGDAPFVGGIGGFASVFVTASFAYGGTESIAITAGETRDPARVLPRVVKNVFWRILLFYILSAMMIGFNIPYNYPGLSTKSSRTSPFTIAFQMAGSKAAGSFVNAVVLTSVISAGNHALYAGSRLLYTLGANGHAPKVFTKLTRYQVPWVSVMTTSVVSIILFSLSFAGSGQVWTWLQNIVGVSNQLSWICIGISSLRFRAGLKAQGKEHLLPFRNWMYPWGPYICIFLNIFIVLVQGWTAFSPKFAAVDFVSFYLELPVFLLMIVVWKVLKKTTFRKASEMDLETDVYTKEDMEPVEKGWKGIGKRVGTWFCF, from the coding sequence ATGATTGCCATCGGTGGTACCATAGGAACAGGCCTCTTCCTCGGTACTGGAAAAGCTCTTGCAACTGGCGGACCTGCGTCGCTGATCATCTGTTATGCGATTGTCGGATTCATCGTTTTTTGCACCATGCTGTCTCTCGGTGAGATGGCTGCTTTTGTGCCAGTGGCAGGGTCTTTCTGCACTTTCGCCGGTCGCTACGTGGATGATGCGTTTGGGTTTGCGCTGACGTGGAATTACTGGTTCAACGATGCTGTGAGCACAGCGGCGGATCTGGTGGCGTTGCAGTTGTTAATCCGGTATTGGAGTGATGATGTGCCGTGGTATGCGGTTGGTATTGCGGTGTGGGTACTAATTGTATTGGCCAACATCATCAACGTAAAGGCTTATGGCGAGTTGGAGTATTGGCTGAGTTTGCTGAAGGTGGTGACGATTGTCATCTTTATCCTGCTCAGCATCGCGGTCAACGCTGGGGGAAATACTGGGTACGGGTATATCGGTGGGAAATACTGGACCATTGGGGATGCGCCGTTTGTGGGTGGTATTGGAGGTTTTGCGTCGGTTTTCGTCACGGCTTCGTTTGCGTACGGCGGCACGGAATCGATTGCTATCACGGCGGGAGAAACGCGCGATCCGGCGCGTGTGCTTCCCCGTGTGGTCAAGAATGTGTTTTGGCGCATTTTGCTCTTTTACATCCTCTCGGCGATGATGATTGGATTCAACATTCCCTACAACTACCCTGGACTTAGCACGAAATCGAGCCGGACATCGCCGTTCACTATCGCATTCCAAATGGCAGGTTCGAAAGCGGCAGGATCTTTCGTCAATGCAGTCGTCCTGACCAGCGTCATTTCTGCTGGCAACCACGCCCTATACGCTGGATCGCGACTACTCTACACACTCGGCGCAAATGGCCATGCTCCCAAGGTTTTTACAAAGTTGACACGCTACCAAGTCCCATGGGTTTCCGTCATGACGACAAGTGTGGTCTCCATCATCCTCTTTTCCTTATCTTTCGCGGGTTCTGGCCAAGTCTGGACATGGCTGCAAAACATCGTTGGTGTCTCAAACCAACTCAGCTGGATATGCATCGGTATCTCCTCCCTCCGATTCCGCGCAGGACTTAAAGCACAAGGCAAAGAGCACCTTCTTCCCTTCCGCAACTGGATGTACCCCTGGGGTCCGTACATTTGCATCTTTCTTAACATTTTCATCGTCCTGGTGCAAGGCTGGACAGCATTTAGTCCCAAGTTTGCGGCCGTGGACTTTGTCAGCTTTTACCTGGAACTACCAGTCTTCCTCTTGATGATTGTTGTGTGGAAGGTTTTGAAGAAGACGACGTTCAGAAAGGCAAGCGAGATGGATCTTGAGACGGATGTGTATACAAAAGAAGATATGGAGCCTGTAGAGAAGGGCTGGAAAGGGATTGGCAAGAGAGTTGGGACATGGTTTTGCTTTTAA
- a CDS encoding Sterol-sensing multi-domain protein, protein MVQQRQRGWKAMTLGLVSTLATAVVAGPDLTVRHEKGRCAIRGQCGKQSFFGSELPCPDNGPATTPADDVRKKLVDICGAQWSDTDVCCDEDQLDALKTNLDRATPIINACPACKENFYNLFCTFTCSPDQSTFINVTQTQPKGDKYLVTELDNLVADEYGSTFYDSCKDVKFGATNGKAMDFIGGGAKNYTLFLKFLGDKKFLGSPFQINFPRPNEVDFPGMDAMSKHAYPCDTDDERYRCACLDCGGSCTELPEVQEDKQCQVGLLPCLSFAVIVVYSCFLALLCAAVAGHIAYQKHSRHKSERMRLLQDTSPSDDEDEGDIVHNVGMMDRPTKHYFLNTWCDRMFSRLGYVCASFPAITIVTSILVVGLMSLGWFRFQIETDPVNLWVSPDSAAAQEKAFFDEKFGPFFRAEQAFLVNDTSEGSGPVLSYETLDWWFGVENQIQRLKSSQHGVTLDKVCFKPVGDDCVVQSVTGYFQGDFANVSPTSWKDDLLQCVDNPSSCLPTFQQPLDPHLLFGGVNESVLDAKALVVTWVVQNHPKGTPEEHRAMDFENEMKNYLRFVSDEARQKGLRLSFNTEVSLEQELNKSTNTDAKIVVISYIIMFLYASLALGSTTLTVQSVLRNPANALVQSKFLLGIVGILIVLMSVSASVGLFSAAGIKVTLIIAEVIPFLVLAVGVDNIFLIVHEFERINISHPEGTIPERVSRALGRMGPSILLSALTETTAFALGCAVGMPAVRNFAAYAAGAVFINAILQVTMFTAVLALNQQRVETNRADCFPCVTVGRADAGFFNGGMGYGAGEEGALQKFIRKTYAPAILGKKTKVGIIALFFGIFTAGVALYPSVELGLDQRIAIPSDSYLIDYFNDLYEYLDVGPPVYFVTKELNVTERKPQKELCGRFSTCDRESLANIIEAERKRPEVSHLAASAANWLDDYFLWLNPENEKCCVDDKGKPCFQDRQPPWNMTLSGMPEGEEFIHYLQKWVQAPTTEDCPLGGKAAYSDALVIDAKHLTIPASHFRTSHTPLRSQQDFISAYIAARRIANEISNDVEAEVFPYSKFYIFFDQYTSIVRLAGALIGSALAAVFIITSIMLGSIITGLVVTLVVGMTVSAIIGSMALMGVSLNAVSLVNLIICVGISVEFTAHIARAFTFPSRATMEKAPRHKFRGRDARAWTAMVNVASSVVSGITITKILGVGVLAFTRSKIFEVYYFRVWVALVLWASTHALILLPVLLSLIGGKGYVDPESEGGLEQDLRRRQYPALLAEDDEYDSDD, encoded by the exons ATGGTGCAACAACGCCAGCGAGGGTGGAAGGCCATGACACTGGGTCTGGTCTCCACCCTCGCAACGGCGGTTGTGGCTGGACCAGATCTGACGGTCAGGCACGAGAAGGGAAGGTGCGCGATCCGAGGACAGTGTGGCAAGCAGAGCTTCTTCGGATCAGAGCTGCCTTGCCCCGACAACGGTCCGGCCACAACACCAGCCGATGACGTGCGCAAGAAGCTGGTCGATATCTGCGGCGCGCAGTGGTCCGACACGGATGTCTGCTGCGACGAGGACCAGCTCGACGCCCTGAAGACGAACCTCGACCGTGCCACACCCATCATCAACGCCTGCCCGGCCTGCAAGGAGAACTTCTACAACCTGTTTTGCACCTTCACCTGCTCGCCGGACCAGTCCACCTTCATCAACGTCACACAAACCCAGCCCAAGGGAGATAAGTACCTAGTGACAGAGCTAGATAACCTCGTGGCAGATGAGTATGGATCGACCTTCTACGATAGCTGCAAGGACGTCAAGTTCGGCGCGACAAACGGCAAGGCCATGGACTTCATCGGAGGCGGCGCAAAGAATTACACCCTGTTCCTCAAGTTCCTCGGTGACAAGAAGTTCCTGGGCTCGCCCTTCCAGATCAACTTCCCGCGTCCGAATGAGGTCGACTTTCCAGGCATGGACGCCATGAGCAAGCACGCCTACCCGTGCGATACCGACGACGAGCGGTATCGCTGCGCATGTCTCGACTGCGGAGGATCCTGCACAGAGCTACCAGAGGTCCAAGAAGACAAGCAATGCCAGGTTGGCCTGCTTCCGTGCCTGTCGTTCGCTGTCATTGTCGTCTATTCGTGCTTCCTCGCCCTCCTATGCGCCGCCGTCGCTGGGCACATCGCCTACCAGAAGCATTCCAGGCATAAGAGCGAACGAATGCGCCTCTTGCAGGACACGAGCCCCAGcgatgacgaggatgaggGCGATATTGTCCACAACGTTGGCATGATGGACCGTCCCACCAAGCACTACTTCCTCAACACATGGTGCGATCGGATGTTCAGCCGTCTTGGTTACGTCTGTGCTAGCTTCCCTGCCATCACCATCGTCACCAGCATTCTTGTCGTCGGCTTGATGAGCCTGGGATGGTTCCGTTTCCAGATCGAGACCGATCCCGTCAACCTTTGGGTCTCGCCAGACTCTGCTGCCGCCCAAGAGAAGGCTTTCTTCGATGAGAAATTCGGTCCCTTCTTCCGCGCTGAGCAGGCTTTCCTCGTCAACGACACGTCCGAAGGTTCCGGTCCCGTTCTTAGCTACGAAACCTTAGACTGGTGGTTTGGGGTTGAGAACCAAATCCAGCGCCTGAAATCTTCCCAACACGGTGTGACACTCGACAAGGTCTGCTTCAAGCCTGTTGGAGACGACTGCGTTGTCCAATCAGTAACTGGCTACTTCCAAGGTGACTTCGCCAACGTCTCGCCCACAAGCTGGAAGGACGACTTGCTGCAATGCGTCGACAACCCATCTTCATGCCTGCCTACCTTCCAACAGCCTCTCGACCCACACCTTCTATTTGGAGGCGTGAACGAATCCGTCTTGGACGCCAAGGCCCTCGTCGTTACCTGGGTCGTGCAGAACCATCCCAAAGGCACACCGGAAGAACATCGCGCCATGGACTTTGAAAATGAGATGAAGAACTACTTGAGGTTCGTGTCTGATGAGGCTCGTCAAAAGGGCCTGCGGTTGAGCTTCAACACCGAGGTCAGTCTTGAACAAGAACTCAACAAGAGCACCAACACGGATGCCAAGATTGTGGTCATCAGCTACATCATCATGTTCTTGTATGCCTCGTTGGCTCTCGGTTCCACGACTCTTACTGTGCAGTCTGTTCTTCGCAACCCGGCAAATGCTCTGGTACAGTCCAAGTTCTTGTTGGGTATAGTCGGTATCCTGATCGTGTTGATGTCTGTATCCGCCTCCGTCGGATTGTTCTCCGCAGCTGGTATCAAGGTCACTCTCATCATAGCAGAAGTCATTCCTTTCCTTGTCCTGGCTGTCGGTGTGGACAACATCTTTCTCATTGTTCACGAATTTGAACGCATCAACATCAGCCATCCAGAGGGTACCATCCCAGAGCGTGTATCGCGTGCTCTTGGACGCATGGGTCCCTCAATCTTGCTCTCTGCGCTTACTGAAACCACTGCGTTCGCTCTTGGATGTGCTGTCGGAATGCCAGCTGTTCGAAACTTTGCCGCGTATGCTGCCGGTGCTGTCTTCATCAACGCGATCCTTCAAGTTACCATGTTCACCGCGGTGCTTGCGCTCAACCAGCAACGCGTCGAGACGAACCGCGCCGACTGCTTCCCTTGTGTTACTGTCGGACGTGCTGACGCTGGCTTCTTCAATGGAGGTATGGGCTACGGTGCTGGCGAAGAGGGTGCGCTACAAAAGTTCATTCGCAAGACGTATGCCCCAGCGATCCTTGGAAAGAAGACCAAGGTCGGCATCATTGCACTCTTCTTCGGTATCTTCACAGCGGGTGTTGCCTTGTATCCTAGCGTCGAGCTTGGCCTGGATCAGCGCATTGCCATTCCTAGCGATTCTTACCTCATTGATTACTTCAACGATCTTTACGAGTATCTCGATGTCGGACCACCAGTCTATTTCGTTACGAAGGAGCTCAACGTCACCGAGCGAAAGCCGCAAAAGGAGCTTTGCGGACGCTTCTCTACTTGCGACCGTGAGAGTCTTGCGAACATTATCGAAGCGGAGCGGAAACGCCCAGAAGTTTCGCATCTTGCAGCATCGGCCGCGAACTGGCTCGACGACTACTTCCTGTGGTTGAACCCTGAGAACGAGAAGTGCTGTGTCGACGACAAGGGCAAGCCATGCTTCCAGGATCGTCAACCTCCTTGGAACATGACTCTATCTGGAATGCCCGAAGGCGAGGAGTTCATTCATTATCTGCAAAAGTGGGTCCAAGCGCCTACTACCGAAGATTGCCCTCTTGGTGGAAAGGCTGCTTACTCCGACGCTCTCGTTATCGACGCAAAGCACCTTACAATCCCGGCTTCGCACTTCCGTACTTCACACACTCCTCTTCGGTCCCAACAGGACTTCATCTCCGCGTACATTGCTGCGCGTCGTATTGCAAATGAGATCTCCAACGACGTGGAGGCAGAGGTATTCCCATACTCCAAGTTTTACATCTTCTTCGACCAGTACACGTCTATCGTTCGTCTCGCTGGTGCACTCATTGGTTCAGCTCTGGCTGCCGTATTCATCATCACGAGCATCATGCTTGGCTCCATTATTACCGGCCTAGTCGTAACGCTCGTCGTCGGTATGACCGTGTCCGCTATCATCGGCTCCATGGCTTTGATGGGTGTCTCACTTAACGCCGTGTCACTTGTCAATCTCATCATATGTGTCGGCATTAGTGTCGAGTTCACAGCACATATCGCCCGTGCCTTCACCTTCCCCAGCCGTGCAACCATGGAGAAAGCCCCAAGGCATAAGTTCCGAGGCCGTGACGCCCGTGCGTGGACTGCAATGGTCAATGTAGCGAGCAGTGTGGTTAGCGGTATCACCATCACGAAGATCCTAGGTGTGGGTGTCTTGGCTTTCACTAGGAGCAAG ATCTTTGAAGTCTACTACTTCCGCGTCTGGGTCGCTCTCGTCCTCTGGGCCTCCACCCATGCCCTCATTCTCCTCCCTGTTCTCCTCTCACTCATCGGCGGTAAAGGCTACGTCGACCCTGAATCTGAAGGCGGCCTGGAGCAAGACCTCCGCCGTCGTCAGTACCCCGCGTTGCTTGCCGAAGACGACGAATACGACAGCGACGACTAG